The Halalkalibaculum roseum genome window below encodes:
- the nagB gene encoding glucosamine-6-phosphate deaminase, whose product MKYPDAEARLRYYEKVPTEIFEDSKKASKHVAKEIADLIRQRNKNDKNTVLGLATGSTPTKVYDELVRLHKEEGLSFKNVITFNLDEYYPMEPDSLQSYVRFMKEHLFDHIDIPDEQVHIPDGTVEEDKVTEYCKLYEQQIRDAGGIDIQLLGIGRTGHIGFNEPGSRPDSRTRLITLDRITRKDAASDFFGEEYVPRRAITMGVGTILDARRVIMMAWGEGKAPVIQEAIEGPIRESVPATYLQNHTDATVILDDASSAELTRRKTPWLLTSCDWDDQMIRKGVVWLCRKVDKPVLKLTDEDYNEHGMGDLLTQFGPAYDINIKVFNELQHTITGWPGGKPEADDTNRPERAKPFPKRVIIFSPHPDDDVISMGGTLIRLVEHGHDVHVAYQTSGNIAVFDDDVVRFVDFVSDYNELFGMEHEEAEEMLSEIKSFLKDKTPGQVDSEEIKEIKGLIRRNETKAAARYCGLSEGKLHFLDLPFYETGRVKKKPLSQADVDIVTELLREVKPHQVYAAGDLSDPHGTHRVCLQAIYKALETCKDDDWIEDCFVWLYRGAWQEWDINQIEMAVPLSPQELAKKRKAIFKHQSQKDRPLFPGPDPREFWQRSEERNRNTARLYDKLGFAEYEAIEAFVQYRL is encoded by the coding sequence ATGAAATATCCGGATGCCGAAGCCCGACTAAGATACTATGAAAAGGTACCCACCGAAATCTTTGAGGATTCGAAAAAGGCATCGAAACATGTTGCCAAAGAAATTGCGGACCTTATCCGCCAGCGGAATAAAAACGATAAAAACACCGTACTGGGACTTGCTACCGGATCGACTCCTACCAAAGTTTATGACGAACTGGTCAGGCTGCACAAAGAAGAAGGGTTGAGCTTTAAAAATGTTATCACCTTCAATCTGGACGAATACTATCCTATGGAGCCTGATTCCCTTCAAAGTTACGTACGGTTTATGAAAGAACACCTTTTCGATCATATCGACATACCCGATGAACAAGTGCATATACCCGATGGTACGGTAGAGGAAGATAAGGTTACCGAATATTGCAAGCTGTATGAGCAGCAGATTCGTGATGCCGGCGGAATTGATATACAGCTGCTGGGTATCGGGCGTACCGGACATATCGGATTTAACGAGCCGGGTTCCCGGCCGGATTCCAGGACCCGACTGATTACCCTCGACCGGATCACCCGTAAGGATGCCGCCAGCGATTTCTTCGGTGAGGAGTATGTGCCGCGCCGTGCCATTACCATGGGGGTCGGCACTATTCTCGATGCCCGGCGGGTTATCATGATGGCCTGGGGAGAAGGCAAGGCACCCGTCATTCAAGAAGCTATTGAAGGTCCTATTAGGGAGAGCGTACCGGCCACCTACCTGCAAAACCATACGGATGCCACCGTCATCCTCGACGACGCCTCCTCCGCAGAACTGACCCGGCGCAAAACCCCATGGCTGCTCACCTCCTGCGATTGGGATGATCAGATGATTCGCAAAGGTGTGGTCTGGCTATGCCGAAAAGTAGATAAACCCGTACTGAAGCTGACCGATGAAGATTATAACGAACATGGGATGGGTGACCTGCTTACCCAGTTTGGGCCGGCCTATGACATAAACATAAAAGTATTTAATGAGCTACAGCATACTATTACAGGCTGGCCCGGTGGAAAGCCGGAAGCTGACGACACCAACCGACCGGAGCGGGCCAAGCCTTTTCCAAAGCGTGTAATTATTTTCAGTCCTCACCCGGATGACGATGTTATCTCCATGGGCGGTACTCTGATTCGGTTAGTAGAACACGGGCATGATGTGCATGTAGCATACCAAACCTCAGGCAATATCGCGGTCTTCGACGACGATGTAGTTCGATTTGTGGATTTTGTATCAGACTACAACGAACTCTTTGGGATGGAGCACGAAGAAGCGGAAGAGATGCTCAGTGAGATTAAAAGTTTTCTAAAAGACAAGACACCGGGGCAGGTCGATTCGGAAGAAATAAAAGAGATTAAAGGATTGATTCGTCGCAATGAAACTAAAGCTGCTGCCCGCTACTGCGGCCTGTCGGAGGGAAAACTGCATTTCCTGGACTTGCCATTCTATGAGACCGGGAGGGTTAAGAAGAAACCGCTTTCTCAGGCCGATGTTGATATTGTGACTGAACTTCTCCGAGAGGTGAAACCCCACCAGGTTTATGCTGCAGGTGACCTCTCTGACCCACACGGAACACACCGTGTATGCCTGCAAGCGATATATAAAGCCCTGGAAACCTGCAAAGATGACGACTGGATCGAAGATTGTTTTGTCTGGCTGTATCGCGGAGCCTGGCAGGAATGGGACATCAATCAAATTGAAATGGCTGTACCATTGAGTCCGCAGGAGCTTGCGAAAAAGAGAAAAGCCATATTTAAGCACCAGTCGCAAAAAGATCGTCCGCTGTTTCCGGGACCGGACCCGCGGGAGTTCTGGCAGCGTTCAGAAGAGCGTAATCGCAACACCGCCCGGCTCTATGATAAACTGGGTTTTGCCGAATATGAAGCCATTGAAGCTTTTGTACAATACAGGTTGTGA
- a CDS encoding NUDIX hydrolase, with the protein MQPFIEHLSKRLEKPLPGLNAQLRMAPTPLSDGPNRELEPPPNAKKSSVLILLFPNEDERLELILTLRSRDIDHGGQISLPGGRSDENESYVETALREANEEVGINPESVEILGVLSDLYVSHSNNLVKPVVGYMGSIPELTPNPAEVEEAFTVEVKSLAAKKNLTVENWDLKKYSYEVPYWDIHEVPLWGATAMILNELLDLYREYTGEE; encoded by the coding sequence ATGCAACCATTTATAGAACATCTTTCCAAGAGGCTTGAAAAACCCCTTCCCGGCTTGAATGCCCAATTAAGAATGGCACCGACGCCCTTATCGGATGGGCCTAACCGGGAACTGGAGCCGCCGCCGAATGCTAAAAAAAGCAGCGTGCTGATTCTGCTGTTTCCTAATGAAGATGAGCGCCTGGAATTGATACTGACCCTGAGAAGCAGGGATATTGATCACGGCGGACAAATCAGCCTGCCCGGTGGCCGTTCGGATGAAAACGAATCGTACGTTGAAACCGCTTTACGGGAAGCGAATGAAGAGGTAGGAATCAATCCAGAATCGGTTGAAATACTGGGAGTGCTCAGTGACTTATACGTCAGTCATTCAAATAACCTTGTGAAACCGGTGGTGGGCTATATGGGTAGCATTCCTGAACTCACGCCCAATCCTGCTGAAGTGGAAGAAGCTTTTACGGTGGAGGTAAAATCCCTGGCTGCTAAAAAGAACCTGACCGTTGAAAATTGGGACCTCAAAAAATACTCCTACGAAGTTCCCTACTGGGACATCCACGAAGTTCCGCTCTGGGGGGCCACCGCCATGATTCTGAATGAACTGCTCGACCTTTACCGTGAATATACCGGTGAAGAATAA
- the rdgB gene encoding RdgB/HAM1 family non-canonical purine NTP pyrophosphatase: protein MDTIVLASRNKHKIEELKETLRPLGIKLRSALEFSHLEEVEEDKLTLEGNALKKARYVYEETGLPALADDTGLEVDALDGRPGVFSARYAGENASYEDNVEKLLAELAGVDLKDRRAQFRTVAALVSDEGTHTFEGVCRGKILKEERGEKGFGYDPVFQPEDYEETFAEMASEIKNEISHRGKAIQQLLNWLNEHR, encoded by the coding sequence ATGGATACCATCGTCCTTGCCTCGCGCAACAAACATAAGATTGAAGAACTCAAAGAGACGCTTCGACCGCTCGGTATTAAACTGAGATCAGCTCTCGAATTCTCGCACCTCGAAGAAGTGGAGGAAGACAAACTGACCCTGGAGGGGAATGCTCTCAAGAAAGCCCGTTATGTATACGAAGAGACCGGCCTTCCTGCTCTCGCCGATGATACCGGACTCGAAGTGGACGCCTTGGACGGCCGCCCGGGAGTATTCTCCGCCAGATATGCAGGAGAAAATGCCAGTTACGAGGATAATGTAGAAAAACTTCTTGCAGAGCTCGCCGGAGTGGACCTCAAGGATCGACGCGCTCAATTTAGAACGGTAGCAGCGCTGGTATCGGATGAGGGGACACACACCTTTGAAGGAGTATGCCGCGGGAAAATCCTGAAGGAAGAACGAGGCGAAAAAGGTTTTGGCTATGATCCCGTATTTCAGCCTGAAGATTATGAGGAAACCTTTGCGGAAATGGCTTCAGAGATCAAAAATGAAATAAGTCACCGCGGTAAGGCTATTCAGCAGTTACTCAACTGGCTGAATGAGCACCGATAA
- a CDS encoding M20 metallopeptidase family protein, with the protein MELSQIQNLSNEFHQDMVGIRRHLHRNPELSYQEYETTEYIIQRLKKLNISVDRPLKTGCVGVLKGGKKSDRVIALRADIDALAIREEGEHKKDFLSENSGIAHCCGHDGHTANLLGTAKILSRLRKDIEGTVLFIFQPGEEKLPGGGRMLCETGYLQEKGVDVIYGLHSSPDYPPGTIATRKGPLMARPDEFRIEIQGTGGHAASPHLTVDPIILAARIVNDLQTIVSRNINPTEPAVVTVGKITGGTTHNIIPGNVEMLGTVRTFSQETAELIRDKIEAIVKGVTQSAGAGYSFEFDFGYPAVINTDWSTEAVMETAKELFGNDSVIVRDEPIMAGEDFAFYQQHFPGTFFFLGSGSKEADSTYSWHHPRYNIDEECFKTGSALMASLVFQPIQK; encoded by the coding sequence ATGGAGTTAAGTCAAATACAAAATCTCAGTAACGAATTCCATCAGGATATGGTTGGCATCCGGCGTCACTTGCACCGGAATCCGGAATTGAGTTACCAGGAATATGAGACAACGGAATATATTATCCAGCGACTTAAGAAGCTCAATATTTCGGTGGATCGTCCACTTAAAACGGGTTGTGTGGGGGTACTGAAAGGCGGAAAAAAATCCGATCGCGTGATTGCACTTCGTGCAGATATCGATGCGCTGGCTATCCGGGAAGAGGGAGAGCACAAGAAAGATTTTCTTTCAGAAAATTCGGGCATTGCGCATTGTTGCGGTCACGATGGCCACACGGCAAACTTGCTTGGTACCGCCAAAATACTTTCTCGCCTGCGTAAGGATATTGAAGGAACCGTACTGTTTATTTTTCAACCGGGCGAAGAGAAACTTCCCGGCGGGGGACGCATGCTTTGCGAAACCGGTTACCTGCAGGAAAAGGGAGTTGACGTAATTTATGGGCTGCACTCAAGTCCCGACTATCCACCCGGGACTATTGCAACGCGAAAAGGTCCTCTCATGGCCCGACCCGATGAATTTAGGATTGAGATACAGGGGACGGGCGGACATGCCGCTTCTCCTCATCTAACGGTAGACCCAATCATTCTGGCAGCTCGAATTGTAAATGATCTCCAGACGATTGTCAGCCGAAACATCAATCCGACCGAACCCGCAGTTGTTACGGTGGGTAAGATTACGGGTGGTACCACCCATAATATCATTCCGGGGAATGTAGAAATGCTGGGTACAGTTCGCACCTTTTCCCAGGAAACAGCTGAACTCATCCGGGATAAAATTGAGGCCATTGTAAAAGGTGTTACACAGTCTGCGGGGGCCGGCTACAGTTTTGAATTTGATTTCGGCTACCCGGCTGTGATCAATACCGATTGGTCTACCGAGGCAGTAATGGAGACGGCCAAAGAACTCTTTGGTAATGATTCTGTAATTGTAAGGGATGAACCTATCATGGCGGGTGAAGACTTTGCCTTTTATCAACAGCACTTTCCGGGGACCTTCTTCTTTCTTGGCAGCGGCAGCAAGGAGGCAGATTCTACCTACTCCTGGCATCACCCGAGGTATAATATCGATGAAGAGTGCTTTAAAACAGGATCAGCACTCATGGCCTCTCTTGTATTTCAGCCCATCCAGAAATAG
- a CDS encoding NAD(P)/FAD-dependent oxidoreductase, with translation MSSKFQYSFWEKETFLKPYDLIIIGAGIVGLSAALFTKRNHPSTRILVLDKGFMPEGASTRNAGFACVGSITEYIADLEKESAEGVKQRIVNRYRGLNLLKETLGENHIGYDACGGYELFTEEQPFEEASEYIPKFNKWMAELTGEEKVYKAGKLNGYHVIHNRLEGALHPGSMMQRLLQLVRAQDIEVKWNVKVEGVEQDGSVLLGNEIRLKADKVLVAANGFVKKLLPEVKVEPARGFVFVTNELEEMSWKGTFHHDRGYIYFRNISNRLLMGGARNIATIQETTDQFGVNEKIKDHLIKFSKDVLGLGKQWQIESEWSGIMGFTESKTPILERLDDHRFVAAGLSGMGVAIGTKIGSLAASMVMGKK, from the coding sequence ATGTCTTCCAAATTTCAATATTCTTTTTGGGAAAAAGAAACCTTTCTGAAACCATATGATTTGATCATAATCGGTGCAGGTATTGTGGGACTTTCTGCTGCTCTTTTCACAAAACGTAACCATCCTTCCACACGCATACTGGTGCTTGATAAAGGATTTATGCCGGAGGGAGCAAGCACCCGGAATGCCGGATTTGCCTGTGTCGGGTCTATTACTGAATATATTGCCGACCTGGAAAAAGAGTCAGCTGAGGGAGTCAAGCAGCGTATTGTTAATCGTTACCGGGGACTAAACCTATTAAAGGAAACCTTGGGAGAAAACCATATAGGTTATGATGCCTGTGGGGGATACGAGCTTTTCACCGAAGAACAACCATTTGAAGAGGCTTCCGAGTATATTCCAAAATTCAATAAATGGATGGCCGAATTGACCGGAGAAGAGAAGGTATACAAGGCCGGAAAACTCAACGGGTATCATGTCATTCATAATCGCCTCGAAGGTGCTTTGCATCCCGGTAGCATGATGCAGCGCCTGTTGCAACTGGTGCGAGCGCAGGATATTGAGGTCAAATGGAATGTCAAAGTAGAAGGTGTCGAACAGGATGGTTCGGTGCTATTGGGAAATGAGATAAGACTCAAAGCCGATAAAGTGCTGGTAGCCGCTAACGGTTTTGTAAAAAAGTTGCTTCCTGAAGTGAAGGTAGAGCCGGCAAGGGGTTTTGTGTTTGTGACCAATGAATTAGAGGAGATGTCCTGGAAAGGGACCTTTCATCATGACCGGGGTTATATCTATTTTCGGAATATTAGTAATCGTCTGTTGATGGGAGGAGCCAGAAATATTGCCACCATTCAAGAAACAACCGATCAGTTCGGTGTGAATGAAAAGATTAAGGATCATCTGATAAAATTTTCTAAGGATGTGCTTGGGCTTGGTAAGCAGTGGCAAATTGAATCTGAGTGGTCGGGCATTATGGGTTTTACCGAATCCAAAACGCCGATTCTCGAGCGCCTGGATGATCATCGATTTGTTGCGGCCGGGCTAAGCGGAATGGGGGTAGCCATCGGCACGAAAATTGGCAGTCTGGCAGCCTCCATGGTTATGGGCAAGAAGTAG
- a CDS encoding DUF4097 family beta strand repeat-containing protein, protein MNNTSRSWEIVLAGIAFVAIAVYLIGNHDSRPEEPRAPESPEAFTVEPSLPSTIVIDLQNLENLKNLENLSNLKNIENLEQLEFELKNLDKIIEERINTQAEQESVEKSLRMVEEKLQNIDKADYKVQLQNKKIFINKDYNVEEANWTEASPGVFIYRKSLPLGELKAFNLSMGFGNLNIIGEESTQGELTIRATGNVESAKEIRDNLEVVNRVDNEAAYFEVSPGSQSSFSDRVNLEATLKMPKNMKLDASTRGGHINANNLDGEHKLFTSGGHIILDAISGTTEAESSGGHITCDRLNGSAMLKTAGGHIKVSNANADLSATTGGGHIELEQFDGQVDAKTSGGNISAEILSATGPLSFVTSAGNISLVIPQNLSADIKAKGNMVSMEEGFQFDGNKSKTGISGTLNGGGVPLTLSCKYGNVNIAHD, encoded by the coding sequence ATGAATAATACAAGCAGATCCTGGGAAATTGTTTTGGCCGGTATCGCATTTGTTGCCATCGCTGTCTATCTGATAGGCAACCATGATAGCAGACCGGAGGAACCCAGAGCCCCTGAGTCACCCGAGGCCTTTACCGTTGAACCTTCTCTTCCATCTACCATTGTTATAGACCTTCAGAACCTTGAGAATCTTAAAAATCTCGAAAACCTTAGCAATCTGAAGAATATTGAAAATCTGGAACAACTTGAATTTGAACTGAAGAATCTCGATAAAATCATTGAGGAGCGGATTAATACGCAAGCCGAACAGGAATCGGTGGAAAAATCCCTTCGTATGGTTGAAGAAAAATTGCAGAATATCGACAAGGCAGACTACAAGGTTCAGTTGCAAAACAAGAAGATCTTTATAAATAAAGACTATAATGTTGAAGAGGCTAATTGGACCGAAGCAAGCCCGGGCGTTTTTATCTACAGAAAATCCCTGCCCCTCGGTGAACTCAAGGCCTTTAACCTCAGTATGGGATTTGGAAATCTGAATATTATCGGTGAAGAATCTACTCAAGGGGAGCTCACCATACGGGCAACAGGCAATGTGGAATCCGCTAAAGAGATCCGGGATAATCTCGAAGTGGTCAATAGAGTGGATAATGAAGCGGCTTATTTTGAGGTAAGTCCGGGAAGTCAAAGCAGTTTTTCCGATCGTGTCAACCTGGAAGCCACACTTAAAATGCCAAAAAATATGAAGCTGGATGCTTCCACACGAGGTGGACACATCAATGCCAATAACCTAGATGGTGAACACAAGCTGTTTACCTCAGGTGGACATATCATTCTCGATGCTATTTCGGGTACTACGGAAGCAGAGAGCAGCGGCGGACATATTACCTGTGACCGTTTAAATGGTTCTGCCATGTTGAAAACTGCGGGGGGACATATAAAGGTCAGCAACGCTAATGCTGATCTATCAGCAACCACCGGGGGTGGACATATTGAACTCGAACAATTTGATGGACAAGTTGATGCTAAAACATCAGGTGGAAATATTTCTGCTGAGATACTTTCAGCAACCGGTCCGTTGAGTTTCGTCACCTCTGCCGGTAATATCTCATTGGTTATTCCGCAGAATTTATCTGCTGATATCAAGGCCAAGGGAAATATGGTTAGTATGGAAGAGGGTTTTCAATTTGACGGCAATAAGTCTAAAACCGGCATTTCAGGTACACTCAATGGCGGTGGAGTCCCGCTGACGCTATCGTGCAAATATGGAAATGTGAACATTGCACATGACTGA
- a CDS encoding adenosine kinase, with protein sequence MKKKYNVYGIGNALVDIEFEVTDKFLEKHDVKKGLMTLVDEETQFRMIDDIHHAETVQKPGGSAANTVFALSQFGGKAFYSCKVANDKFGEIYLNDMNEAGIVTNFENQEREEGITGKCLVMITEDAERTMNTFLGITSTLSTKEVDENAIRDSEYAYIEGYLVTSENGREAMKQTKKIAESYDVKTVLTLSDPSIVSGFKSHFEDIIGASVDLLFCNEEEAKMYTGKSDLMEAREALKKEAKKFVITQGSNGAMIFDGDTFIDIEPYDVKAVDTNGAGDMYAGAFLYGITHDMGYAGAGKLASIAGSKVVSQYGPRLKWHEVQELLHDMKESI encoded by the coding sequence ATGAAGAAAAAGTATAATGTGTATGGTATCGGCAATGCGCTGGTCGATATTGAATTTGAAGTCACTGACAAATTTCTTGAAAAGCATGATGTAAAAAAGGGATTGATGACCCTGGTAGATGAGGAGACGCAATTCCGTATGATCGATGATATCCATCATGCCGAAACCGTACAGAAACCCGGAGGTTCGGCGGCCAATACCGTATTTGCCCTGAGTCAGTTTGGAGGAAAAGCATTTTATTCCTGCAAAGTAGCCAACGATAAGTTCGGAGAAATTTACCTGAACGATATGAATGAGGCCGGCATTGTCACCAATTTTGAGAATCAGGAACGGGAAGAGGGGATAACCGGTAAATGCCTGGTTATGATAACCGAGGATGCCGAACGCACCATGAATACTTTCCTGGGCATCACCTCTACACTGTCAACCAAAGAGGTGGATGAAAATGCCATCAGGGATTCGGAATACGCCTATATTGAGGGGTATCTTGTTACCTCTGAAAATGGACGTGAGGCGATGAAGCAAACCAAGAAAATTGCCGAAAGCTATGATGTAAAAACTGTGCTCACCCTTTCTGATCCTTCCATAGTGAGTGGCTTCAAGTCGCACTTTGAGGATATTATCGGCGCTTCTGTTGACCTGCTTTTTTGTAATGAAGAGGAAGCTAAGATGTATACCGGTAAGTCGGATTTGATGGAAGCCCGGGAAGCGCTTAAGAAAGAGGCCAAAAAATTTGTCATCACCCAAGGAAGCAACGGCGCGATGATTTTTGATGGGGACACCTTTATTGACATCGAGCCCTATGATGTGAAAGCTGTCGACACCAATGGTGCGGGTGATATGTACGCGGGCGCTTTTCTGTACGGCATTACTCATGACATGGGCTATGCAGGAGCCGGGAAGCTGGCAAGTATTGCAGGGTCGAAAGTTGTTTCTCAGTACGGGCCGCGCCTGAAGTGGCATGAGGTACAAGAGCTGCTGCACGATATGAAGGAGAGTATTTAG
- the mnmD gene encoding tRNA (5-methylaminomethyl-2-thiouridine)(34)-methyltransferase MnmD: MTDTGSSGTENPQLKTTKDGSNTLYSHRFEQHYHNPNGAVAESKHNFFEVNGLYEALETGKDLTILEVGFGTGLNLLLLLDALQNLENPAKVHYYTVEAYPISPEMAASFNFCEYLSDSGSVDHLKKIFSQLEKGLNHYNLSDRLDVTVFYGFFRDFPTESIEANFIFHDAFSPEVNEELWTGETFKKLKNLSARNVILTTYSSASAAKGAMAWAGWKLAKTRGALGKREMTVAALDESQLKGLKRVNDERLKERYEQGDF, from the coding sequence ATGACTGATACAGGATCGAGCGGTACAGAAAATCCTCAGCTAAAAACCACCAAAGACGGCTCCAATACACTTTATTCCCATCGTTTTGAACAGCACTACCATAATCCCAATGGAGCTGTAGCCGAAAGCAAGCATAACTTTTTTGAGGTCAATGGTCTCTATGAGGCGCTTGAAACAGGAAAAGATTTGACCATCCTCGAAGTTGGATTCGGCACAGGTCTAAATCTACTGTTACTTCTGGATGCATTACAGAACTTGGAGAATCCTGCAAAAGTACATTACTATACCGTCGAAGCCTATCCCATTAGTCCGGAAATGGCCGCTTCTTTCAATTTCTGTGAATACCTTTCAGATTCCGGAAGTGTTGACCATCTGAAGAAAATTTTTAGTCAACTGGAGAAAGGGTTGAATCACTATAATTTGAGCGACAGGCTGGATGTGACTGTATTTTATGGCTTCTTCAGAGACTTCCCGACAGAAAGTATTGAAGCCAATTTTATATTCCATGACGCCTTTTCGCCGGAAGTCAATGAAGAACTCTGGACGGGCGAAACCTTTAAAAAACTAAAAAACCTCAGTGCTCGTAATGTCATTTTAACAACCTACTCCTCGGCATCTGCAGCTAAAGGGGCCATGGCATGGGCCGGTTGGAAACTGGCCAAAACTCGCGGCGCTTTGGGCAAAAGGGAGATGACCGTCGCCGCCCTGGATGAAAGTCAGCTGAAAGGTCTGAAACGCGTCAATGATGAACGTCTGAAGGAAAGGTACGAGCAGGGAGATTTTTAG
- a CDS encoding S8 family peptidase: MQTSYAKIAGAFLLIAMFAFYGCEQSNITDVSPAQDEQIESRSGDPIPGQYIVVFKNTDSKGKAISGIQVEDMRSSILRDNAIANDAVFKQYNKALPGFAAHLTDEEINRLKADRRIDYIEQDKVVMLAPPCGTPNGGSCDGGGGDGGSGQTTPWGITRVGGPVASSGTAWILDSGIDLDHPDLNVDVNRSATFISKGKDSKNADDGNGHGTHVAGTIAALDNDIDVVGVAPGASVVAVKVLDSRGSGSYSGVIAGVDYVAANASSGDVANMSLGGPTSQALDDAVRNAADAGVRFALAAGNDADNANNYSPARVEYTNVWTVSATDDTDTFASFSNYSGPTDPPVEFAAPGVGILSLYKDGGTATLNGTSMASPHVAGLLLLGNPTSDGTASNDPDGDPDPIAHN, translated from the coding sequence ATGCAGACAAGTTATGCAAAGATAGCAGGCGCATTTTTATTAATTGCCATGTTCGCATTTTACGGTTGTGAACAGTCAAATATTACGGATGTCAGTCCGGCTCAGGATGAGCAGATTGAATCCCGTTCGGGTGATCCAATTCCGGGGCAATATATTGTAGTGTTTAAAAATACAGACTCAAAAGGCAAGGCAATATCCGGTATTCAGGTTGAGGATATGCGAAGCAGCATTCTAAGGGATAATGCCATTGCAAATGATGCTGTGTTTAAACAATACAATAAAGCCCTGCCGGGTTTTGCGGCACATTTGACGGATGAAGAGATCAACCGGCTGAAAGCAGACCGTCGCATCGACTATATTGAACAAGATAAGGTGGTCATGCTCGCGCCTCCCTGCGGCACGCCCAATGGCGGATCCTGTGACGGTGGCGGTGGAGATGGCGGTTCGGGTCAGACTACACCGTGGGGGATAACCCGTGTTGGCGGACCTGTTGCGAGTTCCGGCACAGCCTGGATTCTCGACAGCGGTATCGATCTGGACCATCCCGATCTTAATGTGGATGTAAACAGAAGCGCTACGTTTATCAGCAAAGGAAAGGATTCTAAGAATGCTGATGACGGCAACGGTCACGGAACCCACGTAGCCGGTACCATTGCCGCACTGGATAATGACATTGATGTAGTCGGTGTTGCTCCCGGTGCCAGCGTCGTAGCGGTTAAAGTACTTGACAGCCGTGGAAGCGGTTCCTATTCAGGCGTTATTGCCGGTGTTGATTATGTAGCCGCCAATGCGTCCAGCGGAGATGTTGCCAATATGAGCCTTGGCGGACCAACTTCGCAGGCACTGGATGATGCCGTTAGAAATGCTGCGGATGCAGGTGTCAGGTTTGCCCTTGCCGCCGGAAATGACGCAGATAATGCCAATAACTATTCCCCGGCCCGTGTGGAGTATACTAATGTGTGGACTGTATCGGCTACCGATGATACCGATACATTCGCATCATTTTCAAACTATTCAGGACCTACCGATCCGCCCGTTGAATTTGCTGCTCCGGGTGTAGGCATACTTTCGCTCTATAAAGACGGCGGTACAGCTACCCTGAACGGTACATCTATGGCGAGTCCCCATGTTGCGGGATTACTGCTATTGGGCAACCCGACATCCGACGGTACCGCCAGCAATGACCCTGACGGTGATCCGGACCCTATCGCTCATAATTAA